A single region of the Halobacterium wangiae genome encodes:
- a CDS encoding archaellin/type IV pilin N-terminal domain-containing protein, whose amino-acid sequence MFEFITDEEERGQVGIGTLIVFIAMVLVAAIAAGVLINTAGFLQTKSEATGEEATAQVSNRVTVVGATGNVNTVDQDDAVDNETIQYVNVTVMRASGAENINLSEATVQWIGPDNAETLTNGPESATGTNATKFATVNVNGDSTDVLASQETRIKLVLNATAIRNPGANWQAADGNNNITGLAEGESAQIEITTQYGSTTPYWLSAPESLQGKQAVKL is encoded by the coding sequence ATGTTCGAGTTCATCACCGACGAGGAAGAGCGTGGTCAGGTGGGTATCGGGACACTCATCGTGTTCATCGCGATGGTCCTGGTCGCCGCGATCGCCGCTGGCGTCCTCATCAACACCGCAGGCTTCCTGCAGACGAAAAGTGAAGCGACTGGCGAAGAAGCGACCGCACAGGTCTCCAACCGTGTGACGGTCGTCGGTGCGACAGGAAACGTCAACACTGTCGACCAGGACGACGCCGTCGATAACGAGACTATCCAGTACGTGAACGTTACGGTCATGCGTGCGTCTGGTGCCGAGAACATCAACCTCTCGGAGGCCACGGTCCAGTGGATCGGCCCGGACAACGCCGAGACGCTCACGAACGGTCCCGAAAGTGCAACGGGGACGAACGCGACCAAGTTCGCGACCGTGAACGTCAACGGTGACAGTACGGACGTCCTCGCGAGTCAGGAGACGCGCATCAAGCTCGTCCTGAACGCGACGGCCATCCGGAACCCGGGAGCCAACTGGCAGGCTGCCGACGGTAACAACAACATCACTGGTCTCGCCGAGGGCGAGAGCGCCCAGATCGAGATCACCACCCAGTACGGTTCGACGACCCCGTACTGGCTGTCCGCACCGGAGTCCCTGCAGGGCAAGCAGGCCGTCAAGCTGTAG
- a CDS encoding CheR family methyltransferase gives MTDFEDLLSFVERETEFATSYYDDAYLDRRISARMRRRNTDSYDEYLEMLRTDEHDERAELLDTLSVNVTQFFRDRKVWAALRDVLLESADGTTLSIWSAACADGREPYSIAMLALDAGLDPRKVRILATDIDEDALERARRGRYDSTRTADIQDQLSFLDEPMQYVEREGERGFVVADHVKDLVSFERHDLITGDPKSGFDLVACRNVCIYIDKQYKLPILDTVSQSLDGGGHLVLGQTETLPGEVKERFEAADPRIRIYRRLPDGE, from the coding sequence TTGACCGACTTCGAGGACCTGCTGTCGTTCGTCGAGCGCGAGACGGAGTTCGCCACGAGCTACTACGACGACGCCTACCTCGACCGGCGCATCTCCGCCCGCATGCGGCGACGGAACACCGACAGCTACGACGAGTACCTCGAGATGCTCCGGACCGACGAACACGACGAACGTGCGGAATTGCTCGACACGCTCAGCGTCAACGTCACTCAGTTCTTCCGCGACCGGAAAGTGTGGGCCGCGCTCCGCGACGTCCTCCTCGAGTCCGCCGACGGCACCACGCTATCCATCTGGAGCGCCGCCTGCGCCGACGGCCGCGAGCCGTACTCCATCGCGATGCTCGCCCTCGACGCAGGCCTGGACCCACGGAAAGTCCGGATCCTGGCCACCGACATCGACGAGGACGCACTCGAACGCGCGCGGCGCGGCCGATACGACAGCACGCGCACCGCGGACATCCAGGACCAGTTGAGCTTCCTCGACGAGCCGATGCAGTACGTCGAACGCGAGGGCGAACGCGGGTTCGTGGTCGCCGACCATGTCAAGGACCTCGTCAGCTTCGAGCGCCACGACCTCATCACGGGCGACCCGAAGTCGGGCTTCGACCTCGTTGCCTGCCGGAACGTCTGCATCTACATCGACAAGCAGTACAAACTCCCGATCCTCGACACCGTCAGCCAGTCTCTCGACGGGGGCGGCCACCTCGTCCTCGGGCAGACGGAGACGCTCCCCGGTGAGGTCAAGGAGCGCTTCGAGGCCGCAGACCCCCGGATCCGGATCTATCGCCGACTCCCAGACGGAGAGTAA
- a CDS encoding archaellin/type IV pilin N-terminal domain-containing protein, which produces MFEFITDEEERGQVGIGTLIVFIAMVLVAAIAAGVLINTAGFLQTKSEATGEEATAQVSNRVTVVSAAGNVTDSQSIDYVNVTVMRAAGAENINLSEATVQWIGPNQATTLTHNGTDTYSELTGSEFGTDDVKGDNDPVLATQDSRINIVIDSTKVGSGLGGGQQAQLTITTQFGSQTEYWVSVPESLQGKNVVKL; this is translated from the coding sequence ATGTTCGAGTTCATCACCGACGAGGAAGAGCGTGGTCAGGTGGGTATCGGGACACTCATCGTGTTCATCGCGATGGTCCTGGTCGCCGCGATCGCCGCCGGCGTCCTCATCAACACCGCAGGCTTCCTGCAGACGAAAAGTGAAGCGACTGGCGAAGAAGCGACCGCACAGGTCTCCAACCGTGTGACGGTCGTCTCCGCGGCAGGTAACGTGACGGACAGTCAATCGATCGACTACGTGAACGTCACGGTCATGCGTGCGGCCGGCGCCGAGAACATCAACCTCTCGGAGGCCACCGTCCAGTGGATCGGCCCGAACCAGGCTACGACGCTCACGCACAACGGTACTGACACCTACAGTGAGCTGACCGGCAGCGAGTTCGGTACCGACGACGTCAAGGGCGACAACGATCCGGTGCTGGCGACCCAGGACAGCCGCATCAACATCGTCATCGACTCGACGAAGGTCGGCAGTGGTCTGGGTGGCGGGCAGCAGGCCCAGCTGACGATCACGACGCAGTTCGGTTCCCAGACCGAGTACTGGGTCAGTGTGCCGGAATCACTGCAGGGTAAGAACGTGGTGAAGCTGTAA
- a CDS encoding HEAT repeat domain-containing protein, translated as MPSLYGLERSGDVEKLVELLRESEKPTVRRRAAEILGNLDDPESEGIDALVGAMSDDDETVRAEAIDALTQQEAVDALMKGLGQEIPDSGATWAQAEAFVENLTSGTTELRMAAANVLGLLGVEDSARPLAKRLQSEPHPEVRARIARALGRVGEPAVTSVLVECLHDQPLKVRREVAESLGRLTTKDALGGLLSVVDDDSEAMRRTAVSSLGQFENAKPVDALVERLGDQSDLVRRAAVFSLIEILSNVPPDRSHELRETIVDRMAERSDPSVVASLIEIIEEGTQTHQRRNATWMLGRVAGGQSTKLDAVEALRAVLGEDDDLISQFAATGLSEIGGRSVETSLLEVIETDEYGDDAVAMAAFALGKVGGDRSRQRLERLVEETENDEVRRRAFSAISKLGGHS; from the coding sequence GTGCCATCGCTGTACGGACTGGAGCGCTCCGGCGACGTCGAGAAGCTAGTGGAGCTGCTCCGGGAGAGCGAAAAACCGACGGTCCGACGCCGAGCAGCCGAAATTCTGGGGAATCTCGACGACCCCGAGTCGGAGGGTATCGACGCGCTTGTCGGTGCGATGAGCGACGACGACGAGACGGTGCGCGCGGAGGCCATCGACGCGCTCACTCAGCAGGAAGCGGTCGACGCGCTGATGAAGGGCCTCGGACAGGAGATCCCCGATTCCGGTGCGACGTGGGCGCAGGCGGAGGCGTTCGTCGAGAACCTCACGTCCGGGACGACCGAACTCCGGATGGCGGCGGCGAACGTCCTCGGTCTCCTCGGGGTGGAGGACTCGGCTCGACCGCTCGCCAAACGGCTGCAGTCCGAACCACACCCCGAGGTCCGGGCGCGCATCGCGCGAGCACTCGGTCGGGTGGGCGAGCCCGCCGTGACGAGCGTCCTGGTCGAGTGCCTCCACGACCAGCCGCTGAAGGTGCGCCGGGAGGTCGCGGAGTCGCTCGGACGACTCACCACGAAGGACGCGCTCGGTGGGCTCCTGTCGGTCGTCGACGACGACAGTGAGGCGATGCGAAGGACTGCAGTGAGTTCGCTCGGGCAGTTCGAAAACGCCAAACCCGTCGACGCGCTCGTCGAACGCCTCGGGGACCAGAGCGACCTGGTGCGACGCGCGGCCGTCTTCTCCCTCATCGAGATCCTCTCGAACGTCCCCCCGGACCGGAGCCACGAACTCCGGGAGACGATCGTCGACCGGATGGCCGAGCGCAGCGACCCGAGCGTCGTCGCGTCGCTGATCGAGATCATCGAGGAGGGGACCCAGACCCACCAGCGGCGGAACGCGACGTGGATGCTGGGTCGCGTCGCAGGAGGGCAGTCGACGAAGCTGGACGCAGTGGAGGCGCTCCGAGCGGTGCTCGGCGAGGACGACGACCTGATCTCGCAGTTCGCCGCGACCGGTCTCTCCGAGATCGGCGGTCGGTCCGTGGAGACGTCGCTACTGGAGGTCATCGAGACCGACGAGTACGGCGACGACGCCGTCGCGATGGCGGCGTTCGCGCTCGGGAAGGTCGGCGGTGACCGATCGCGCCAGCGTCTGGAGCGACTCGTCGAGGAGACCGAGAACGACGAGGTTCGGCGGCGGGCGTTCTCTGCGATCTCGAAACTGGGCGGCCACTCCTAG
- a CDS encoding chemotaxis protein CheC yields MRVDLDAVASFSRTGDQGGECAADSLETLTGITAHCSLTRTALVDADELSTFLGESPSRFTVGFDGALSGRAVLSFDDAFATGVAEELSMGDAALPEVSNILTSGFVDVWAEGADTTIDIEPPSEVTDEDAVVHDAAVVDDCAFVFESQVVLSGSGGSCRFAVIPDVESFADYLATDEDAFSVGNLSAYLRMTTESAATVESHLAAMTGVDADTVESHIDFVPVERVPSLLDDAAYEGAVFESEGPVDSVIAILFEEVEPGSVADTMLDESDPDPELAESAVAELGNVTASGFLDKWANTLETTIDVSTPSHVRDDGRAVLDTVAAAYGQYADTIAVVNTTVSLGTELTCRVCAFPSPEDADTVGQIAEQLTDTAGEHQ; encoded by the coding sequence ATGCGGGTGGACCTCGACGCCGTCGCGTCGTTCAGCAGGACCGGCGACCAGGGTGGCGAGTGTGCAGCCGACTCCCTGGAGACGCTGACTGGCATCACCGCCCACTGCTCGCTCACGCGCACCGCGCTCGTCGACGCCGACGAACTGTCGACGTTCCTCGGCGAGTCGCCGTCCCGGTTCACCGTCGGGTTCGACGGCGCGCTGTCCGGACGGGCGGTGCTCTCGTTCGACGACGCGTTCGCCACAGGGGTCGCCGAGGAACTCAGCATGGGCGACGCGGCGCTCCCGGAGGTGTCGAACATCCTCACCAGCGGGTTCGTGGACGTGTGGGCCGAAGGAGCCGACACGACCATCGACATCGAACCGCCCTCGGAGGTCACCGACGAGGACGCGGTGGTCCACGACGCTGCAGTCGTCGACGACTGCGCGTTCGTCTTCGAGAGTCAGGTCGTGCTCTCCGGGTCGGGCGGAAGCTGTCGGTTCGCGGTGATCCCGGACGTCGAGTCGTTCGCCGACTACCTGGCGACCGACGAGGACGCGTTCTCCGTCGGGAATCTTTCGGCGTACCTCCGGATGACCACCGAGAGTGCGGCGACCGTGGAGTCCCACCTCGCCGCGATGACGGGCGTCGACGCCGACACCGTCGAATCCCACATCGACTTCGTCCCCGTCGAACGGGTCCCGTCGCTGCTCGACGACGCCGCCTACGAGGGCGCGGTGTTCGAGAGCGAAGGGCCCGTCGACAGCGTCATCGCCATCCTGTTCGAGGAGGTCGAACCCGGCTCCGTCGCGGACACCATGCTCGACGAGTCGGACCCGGATCCGGAACTCGCGGAGAGCGCCGTCGCCGAGCTCGGCAACGTCACCGCCAGCGGGTTCCTCGACAAGTGGGCGAACACGCTGGAGACGACCATCGACGTCTCGACGCCGTCACACGTCCGCGACGACGGGCGCGCCGTCCTCGACACGGTCGCGGCGGCCTACGGGCAGTACGCGGACACCATCGCCGTGGTGAACACGACGGTCTCCCTGGGGACGGAGCTGACCTGCCGGGTGTGTGCGTTCCCCAGCCCGGAGGACGCGGACACCGTCGGGCAGATAGCCGAACAGCTCACCGACACGGCGGGTGAGCACCAGTGA
- a CDS encoding DUF7385 family protein, with amino-acid sequence MAASIDLEALRHRLKLLRDTGETTLLENRDGVECPVCDEPFDEVLETRERTRTLSADEDIHLCLLRERDKVLLFTHARVGGLP; translated from the coding sequence ATGGCCGCGAGCATCGACCTCGAGGCGCTTAGACACCGGCTAAAACTGCTCCGGGACACCGGTGAGACGACGCTGTTGGAGAACCGGGACGGTGTCGAGTGCCCCGTCTGTGACGAACCGTTCGACGAGGTACTGGAGACTCGCGAACGGACGCGGACGCTCTCCGCTGACGAGGACATCCATCTCTGTCTCCTCCGAGAACGCGATAAAGTACTTCTATTCACGCACGCGCGCGTAGGAGGTCTTCCGTGA
- a CDS encoding chemotaxis protein CheD, whose translation MTVRVGVADWRVASSDSTLVTSGLGSCVAVAVYDPAEGVGGLLHAMLPEAPEPVDKPAKYVDSGIEEMVDELVQQGASRQNLAAKLAGGSSMLDISVGDAVGQRNVDAAHDVLDAADVKLVAAETGGNDGRSVSFSPASGDVTINRVDSEVEVI comes from the coding sequence GTGACGGTGCGAGTCGGCGTGGCCGACTGGCGCGTCGCGTCAAGCGATTCGACGCTCGTCACCAGCGGCCTCGGCTCCTGTGTCGCGGTCGCCGTCTACGACCCCGCGGAGGGTGTCGGCGGGCTCCTCCACGCGATGCTCCCGGAGGCGCCGGAGCCGGTGGACAAGCCCGCGAAGTACGTCGACTCCGGAATCGAGGAGATGGTCGACGAGCTGGTCCAGCAGGGCGCGTCTCGCCAGAACCTCGCCGCGAAACTCGCCGGAGGAAGCTCGATGCTGGACATCTCCGTCGGTGACGCCGTCGGCCAGCGGAACGTCGACGCCGCCCACGACGTCCTCGACGCGGCCGACGTCAAGCTGGTCGCCGCGGAGACCGGCGGCAACGACGGTCGGTCGGTGTCCTTTAGTCCGGCCAGTGGCGACGTAACGATCAACCGTGTCGACTCAGAGGTGGAAGTGATTTGA
- a CDS encoding methyl-accepting chemotaxis protein — MLGTLRKLLGRGSERTATDGGTDAGQISFGEHDRHGAAVRKRYELDTTRLDPSLPSEAADHLDALLEENSAGPGAYVPAYEAAGIGAAGFVSAHEASVDAVVDAVFDRLNEEGLDEQPLDRAEAELRAGLDAVVRDAAEGVAEFGEDGADADELNVEDDELLDGIGMPVFMLDADGEVVAWNNALEELTGCSASEAVGTTDACDAIYADGSRSMTLAEQVLEAPNSAEMEFDVSRADREYVLYEDSGTMVTRAGDKHEIEFSARPIFDDGELIAVVQTVNDRTEDVERADATEDLVTELRSTMQELQDGHLESRASFEQRGHIDDRLVQVVDDLNSMADQFERLVGQVDGKTQELASSIQEATAEANEIATVVGDQNEMLSEAASEMQNFSASMQEVAASSDQVAAAAEQAQTAAESGLDASEGASTATNEVIDISDDLVDSVSELEEKMDEIEDVVEVIAEVADQTNLLALNANIEAARAGEAGSGFEVVADEVKELANETRSHTERIAGSIEEVQQQANETVVAVEESHQQIHRAGDEIDDALTALEEIADAVDEAATGITEVARANDEQASTVEEVIVTIESVQDQAADAADASERIVDATQQQSRAVRELDERVDQLTNTEESN, encoded by the coding sequence ATGCTGGGTACCCTTCGGAAGCTGCTCGGTCGAGGGTCCGAGCGGACGGCGACTGACGGCGGTACAGACGCCGGCCAGATCTCCTTCGGCGAGCACGACAGACACGGGGCCGCTGTTCGGAAGCGGTACGAGCTCGACACGACTCGGCTCGACCCGTCGCTCCCGTCCGAGGCGGCCGACCACCTCGACGCACTCCTCGAGGAGAACTCGGCCGGCCCCGGAGCTTACGTCCCGGCCTACGAGGCTGCGGGTATCGGTGCAGCCGGATTCGTCTCGGCCCACGAGGCGTCGGTCGACGCCGTCGTGGACGCCGTGTTCGACCGGCTCAACGAGGAAGGACTCGACGAGCAGCCCCTGGACCGGGCGGAGGCCGAACTCCGGGCGGGGTTGGACGCCGTCGTTCGAGACGCCGCCGAAGGTGTCGCCGAGTTCGGTGAGGACGGAGCGGACGCAGACGAACTGAACGTAGAGGACGACGAACTGCTCGACGGCATCGGGATGCCGGTGTTCATGCTGGACGCCGACGGCGAGGTCGTCGCATGGAACAACGCGCTTGAGGAGCTGACGGGCTGTTCGGCATCGGAGGCGGTCGGCACGACCGATGCGTGCGACGCTATCTACGCCGACGGGAGCCGCTCGATGACACTGGCCGAGCAGGTGCTGGAAGCACCCAACAGCGCCGAGATGGAGTTCGATGTCTCCCGCGCCGACCGCGAGTACGTCCTCTACGAGGATTCCGGGACGATGGTGACGCGGGCGGGCGACAAACACGAGATCGAGTTTAGTGCACGCCCGATCTTCGACGACGGGGAGCTGATCGCCGTGGTCCAGACCGTCAACGACCGGACCGAGGACGTCGAACGTGCGGACGCGACGGAGGACCTCGTGACCGAACTCCGTTCGACGATGCAGGAACTGCAGGACGGTCACCTGGAATCCCGGGCGTCGTTCGAGCAGCGCGGCCACATCGACGACAGACTCGTCCAGGTCGTCGACGACCTGAACTCGATGGCCGACCAGTTCGAGCGGCTCGTCGGGCAGGTCGACGGGAAGACCCAGGAGCTGGCGTCCTCCATCCAGGAGGCGACGGCCGAGGCGAACGAGATCGCGACGGTCGTCGGCGACCAGAACGAGATGCTGTCGGAGGCCGCGAGCGAGATGCAGAACTTCTCGGCGAGCATGCAGGAGGTCGCCGCCAGCTCCGACCAGGTGGCCGCCGCCGCGGAGCAGGCACAAACGGCCGCCGAGAGCGGGCTCGACGCGAGCGAGGGCGCGAGTACGGCGACCAACGAGGTCATCGACATCAGCGACGACCTCGTGGACAGCGTCTCCGAACTCGAGGAGAAGATGGACGAGATCGAGGACGTCGTCGAGGTCATCGCCGAGGTCGCCGACCAGACGAACCTGCTGGCGCTCAACGCGAACATCGAGGCTGCCCGCGCGGGCGAAGCCGGGAGCGGGTTCGAGGTCGTCGCCGACGAGGTGAAAGAGCTCGCCAACGAGACGCGTTCGCACACCGAGCGCATCGCGGGGAGCATCGAGGAGGTCCAGCAGCAGGCGAACGAGACGGTGGTCGCCGTCGAGGAGTCCCACCAGCAGATCCACCGCGCGGGCGACGAGATCGACGACGCGCTCACCGCGCTCGAGGAGATCGCCGACGCGGTCGACGAGGCCGCGACCGGAATCACGGAGGTGGCGCGCGCGAACGACGAACAGGCCTCGACGGTCGAGGAGGTCATCGTCACCATCGAGTCGGTCCAGGACCAGGCAGCGGACGCCGCCGACGCGTCCGAACGGATCGTCGACGCGACGCAGCAACAGTCCCGAGCGGTTCGCGAACTGGACGAGCGCGTCGACCAGCTGACCAACACGGAGGAGAGTAACTAA
- a CDS encoding archaellin/type IV pilin N-terminal domain-containing protein — MFEFITDEEERGQVGIGTLIVFIAMVLVAAIAAGVLINTAGFLQTKSEATGEEATAQVSNRVTVVSAAGNVTDNQDIDYVNVTVMRAAGAENINLSEATVQWIGPNTATTLTHADAPSASEFSTDDVKGGNDPVLATQDSRINIVINSTKVGSGLGGGQQAQLTITTQFGSQTEYWVSVPESLQGKNVVKL; from the coding sequence ATGTTCGAGTTCATCACCGACGAGGAAGAGCGTGGTCAGGTGGGTATCGGGACACTCATCGTGTTCATCGCGATGGTCCTGGTCGCCGCGATCGCCGCCGGCGTCCTCATCAACACCGCAGGCTTCCTGCAGACGAAAAGTGAAGCGACTGGCGAAGAAGCGACCGCACAGGTCTCCAACCGTGTGACGGTCGTCTCCGCAGCCGGTAACGTCACAGACAACCAGGATATCGACTACGTGAACGTCACGGTCATGCGTGCGGCCGGCGCCGAGAACATCAACCTCTCGGAGGCCACCGTCCAGTGGATCGGCCCGAACACGGCCACGACACTGACGCACGCGGACGCTCCCAGCGCGAGTGAGTTCTCCACCGACGACGTGAAGGGTGGGAACGATCCGGTGCTGGCGACCCAGGACAGCCGCATCAACATCGTCATCAACTCGACGAAGGTCGGCAGTGGTCTGGGTGGCGGGCAGCAGGCCCAGCTGACGATCACGACGCAGTTCGGTTCCCAGACCGAGTACTGGGTCAGTGTGCCGGAATCACTGCAGGGTAAGAACGTGGTGAAGCTGTAA
- the cheF1 gene encoding chemotaxis protein CheF1 — protein MSESEYKIADGAGKFLQAVKDGRRMKDAAWTNGRILLSNKRIVLAGNDGKRNLPLSEVASLSGRYDVNQTVAQVSDYVSIQMNSESVLLLSMGENTEEFEGKLYGALLDQTEMLVKHPAVKGGVVQDESFERARIKVDEDQLSVAMSNGSFVSVDLDDVGSAEAASLDVDGEKSPVLKVEHTVDEASVQTYFSSDSHTCSILESLLSKEARKSQGSVELSETEKRVLMALYSGVSSFEIPDFLGMDVDEVEGIFERLVEVDVLEEVRKRREVSMKTRGRNIASEAINEE, from the coding sequence ATGAGCGAGTCCGAGTACAAAATCGCCGACGGTGCGGGGAAGTTCCTGCAGGCCGTCAAGGACGGCCGGCGGATGAAGGACGCGGCCTGGACGAACGGCCGCATCCTGCTGTCGAACAAACGCATCGTACTGGCGGGCAACGACGGCAAACGGAACCTCCCGCTGTCGGAGGTCGCCAGCCTGAGCGGTCGCTACGACGTGAACCAGACGGTCGCACAGGTCAGCGACTACGTGAGCATCCAGATGAACAGCGAGAGCGTGCTGTTGCTCTCGATGGGGGAGAACACCGAGGAGTTCGAGGGGAAGCTGTACGGCGCGCTCCTCGACCAGACGGAGATGCTCGTGAAACACCCCGCAGTGAAAGGAGGCGTCGTGCAGGACGAGTCCTTCGAGCGCGCGCGCATCAAAGTAGACGAGGACCAGTTGAGTGTCGCGATGTCCAACGGCTCGTTCGTTTCCGTGGACCTCGACGACGTGGGATCGGCCGAAGCGGCCTCCCTCGACGTTGACGGCGAGAAGAGCCCCGTGCTGAAGGTCGAACACACCGTCGACGAGGCGAGCGTGCAGACGTACTTCTCGAGTGACTCCCACACGTGTTCGATCCTGGAGTCCCTGCTGAGCAAGGAGGCACGGAAGAGCCAGGGGTCGGTCGAACTCTCGGAGACGGAGAAGCGCGTGCTGATGGCGCTGTACTCGGGGGTGTCGTCGTTCGAGATCCCGGACTTCCTCGGGATGGACGTCGACGAGGTCGAGGGGATCTTCGAGCGACTCGTCGAGGTGGACGTGCTCGAGGAAGTGCGCAAGCGCCGAGAGGTCTCGATGAAGACTCGCGGCCGGAACATCGCCAGCGAAGCTATCAACGAGGAGTGA
- a CDS encoding chemotaxis protein CheC, which translates to MSTMIDIRRLQTVNELARAGATTVADNMSQLTGVETEMQITKINVIDVEDLGAHLGADKQVGVNVPLKEQPYGSVLVLFDDESARRVAGTMMGGIESDGGAYSDMERSAIREVGNIMTSGFIDGWANVLGRTIDISTPQLIRASGHEIANHCVDPGEHEIAMVFDATLHAPDADVEAKIYSFPDIEAFVSMINAI; encoded by the coding sequence ATGAGTACGATGATCGACATTCGGCGGTTACAGACGGTGAACGAACTGGCTCGCGCCGGCGCGACGACGGTGGCCGACAACATGAGCCAGCTGACCGGGGTCGAGACGGAGATGCAGATCACGAAGATCAACGTCATCGACGTCGAGGACCTGGGCGCCCACCTGGGAGCGGACAAACAGGTCGGCGTCAACGTCCCCCTGAAAGAACAGCCCTACGGCTCCGTCCTCGTGCTGTTCGACGACGAGAGCGCACGCCGCGTCGCGGGCACGATGATGGGCGGCATCGAGAGCGACGGCGGCGCCTACAGCGACATGGAGCGCTCGGCAATCCGCGAGGTTGGCAACATCATGACCAGCGGCTTCATCGACGGCTGGGCGAACGTCCTCGGCCGCACCATCGACATCTCCACCCCGCAGCTCATCCGGGCCTCGGGCCACGAGATCGCCAACCACTGCGTCGACCCGGGCGAACACGAGATCGCGATGGTGTTCGACGCCACGCTCCACGCCCCGGACGCCGACGTCGAGGCGAAGATCTACTCCTTCCCGGACATCGAGGCGTTCGTCTCGATGATCAACGCCATCTGA
- a CDS encoding CheF family chemotaxis protein gives MPESAIADFVTSFIPDTATHVEPVRGRVVMSKRRIVLATEDTSVTIPLPGVFDVQHDSAPRDLAEFFDDTVTVAYERDDEKHVAVIEGAGDTVDKFVTLVFKGLLNGTTVYAKHPARRGGRVTDQSFESGELYVSPGSLALRDDVGTAIDLSTVTHFERVERDLNGSSRPLLSVRHMSDAGAVTTELALDSGRKMNLLGRFIRLRYTHLKQDLKDVTLSTDEVETLVAIYSSGPDASLAAVLGVGASRVTMLLNDLVEKDLVQDSDGVTLTDLGRAAVSEHIEDVNF, from the coding sequence ATGCCGGAATCAGCAATCGCGGACTTCGTCACGTCGTTCATCCCGGACACGGCCACGCACGTCGAACCCGTTCGCGGCCGCGTCGTGATGAGCAAGCGCCGCATCGTCCTCGCCACCGAGGACACCAGTGTGACCATCCCCCTCCCCGGCGTCTTCGACGTCCAGCACGACAGTGCGCCCCGCGACCTCGCCGAGTTCTTCGACGACACCGTCACCGTGGCGTACGAACGCGACGACGAGAAACACGTCGCCGTCATCGAGGGTGCCGGCGACACCGTCGACAAGTTCGTCACGCTCGTCTTCAAGGGACTGCTCAACGGCACCACGGTCTACGCCAAACACCCGGCACGGCGTGGGGGCCGCGTCACCGACCAGTCCTTCGAGTCCGGAGAACTGTACGTGTCTCCGGGGTCGCTCGCGCTGCGTGACGACGTCGGTACGGCCATCGACCTCTCGACGGTCACGCACTTCGAGCGCGTCGAACGCGACCTGAACGGGTCCAGCAGACCGCTCCTGTCCGTCCGGCACATGAGCGACGCTGGCGCGGTCACCACGGAACTCGCCCTCGACTCCGGCCGGAAGATGAACCTCCTCGGACGGTTCATCCGGCTGCGCTACACGCACCTGAAACAGGACCTCAAGGACGTCACCCTCTCCACCGACGAGGTGGAGACGCTGGTCGCAATCTACTCCAGTGGCCCCGACGCGAGCCTCGCGGCGGTCCTCGGGGTCGGCGCCAGTCGAGTGACGATGCTCCTCAACGACCTCGTCGAGAAGGACCTCGTCCAGGACAGCGACGGCGTCACACTCACGGATCTCGGGCGGGCCGCGGTCAGCGAACACATCGAGGACGTGAACTTCTGA